From the Nocardiopsis changdeensis genome, one window contains:
- a CDS encoding ArsR/SmtB family transcription factor, producing MADAEQYAPEPAAPVRERRPATPEETKALGHPLRVRILRLCLDEMTNKELAERLGVSPGTVLYHVRRLVDVGFLVPGIPRTGPSGALEKPYRATGETWWLDSPLQDAGPAAAHAPVQAFRRELDEAGPGAVRTFSRFTLHLSDEDIAELDRRIVAVLDEFVATDGERRDSPRYSGMFLLHRPAGAGGPDPDTERGAGARGTDAP from the coding sequence ATGGCAGACGCAGAGCAGTACGCGCCGGAGCCCGCCGCACCCGTGCGTGAGCGCCGCCCCGCCACCCCCGAGGAGACCAAGGCGCTGGGGCATCCGCTGCGGGTCCGCATCCTGCGCCTGTGCCTGGACGAGATGACCAACAAGGAGCTCGCCGAGCGCCTGGGCGTCTCCCCGGGCACCGTCCTGTACCACGTGCGCCGCCTCGTCGACGTGGGCTTCCTCGTCCCCGGCATCCCCCGCACCGGGCCGAGCGGCGCCCTGGAGAAGCCCTACCGGGCCACCGGCGAGACCTGGTGGCTGGACAGCCCCCTCCAGGACGCCGGGCCCGCCGCCGCCCACGCCCCCGTGCAGGCCTTCCGCCGCGAGCTCGACGAGGCCGGGCCCGGGGCGGTGCGCACCTTCTCCCGGTTCACCCTGCACCTGTCCGACGAGGACATCGCCGAGCTGGACCGGCGCATCGTCGCGGTCCTGGACGAGTTCGTCGCCACCGACGGCGAGCGCCGGGACAGCCCCCGCTACAGCGGCATGTTCCTGCTGCACCGGCCCGCCGGGGCGGGCGGCCCGGACCCGGACACGGAGCGGGGCGCCGGCGCCCGCGGCACCGACGCCCCGTGA
- a CDS encoding MFS transporter — protein MTSPSTPRGLGRPFWSLWASSSLSNLADGVLKIALPLAALRFTDSPLLIAGVSLALSLPWLLFSLPAGALADRLDRRRIMLAANTARAVLAALLALSAATGTGGIWALYAVALGVGVTETLYDTSAQSILPQLVPRDRLDSANGRLHATEMAMNQFVGPPLGGLLVATGLALSLATPAALWLVAVGALLLVPGRFRVDRERPSTMGADIAEGLRYLWRHRLLRAFAAMVGISNFASSAAFAVFVLYAVGPDSPMGLAEPAYGVLLTTSALGVILGSLTASRVVGLLGRSLSMRVSAVTFVALVGVPALTADPYLVGAGFFVGGLGIAVWNVTTVSLRQRITPDHLLGRLNSGYRLLAWGTMPLGAAAGGVIAQFAGLTWVFASMGVLSAVVLVWLLFIGDADMDRAEAAASK, from the coding sequence ATGACCTCCCCTTCCACCCCCCGTGGCCTGGGCCGCCCCTTCTGGAGCCTGTGGGCCTCGTCGTCGCTGTCCAACCTGGCCGACGGCGTCCTGAAGATCGCGCTCCCCCTGGCCGCACTGCGCTTCACCGACTCCCCCCTGCTCATCGCCGGGGTGTCCCTGGCCCTGTCCCTGCCCTGGCTGCTGTTCTCCCTGCCCGCCGGGGCCCTGGCCGACCGGCTGGACCGGCGCCGGATCATGCTCGCCGCCAACACCGCCCGCGCCGTGCTCGCCGCCCTCCTGGCCCTGTCCGCGGCCACCGGCACCGGCGGGATCTGGGCGCTGTACGCGGTCGCCCTGGGCGTGGGCGTCACCGAGACCCTCTACGACACCTCGGCCCAGTCGATCCTGCCCCAGCTGGTCCCGCGCGACCGGCTCGACAGCGCCAACGGCCGCCTGCACGCCACCGAGATGGCCATGAACCAGTTCGTCGGCCCACCCCTGGGCGGCCTGCTGGTGGCGACCGGTCTGGCGCTGTCCCTGGCGACCCCGGCGGCCCTGTGGCTGGTCGCCGTGGGGGCGCTGCTCCTGGTCCCGGGCCGGTTCCGGGTCGACCGCGAACGGCCCTCCACCATGGGCGCCGACATCGCCGAGGGGCTGCGCTACCTGTGGCGGCACCGCCTGCTGCGCGCGTTCGCCGCGATGGTCGGCATCAGCAACTTCGCGAGCAGCGCCGCCTTCGCCGTGTTCGTGCTCTACGCGGTCGGGCCGGACTCCCCCATGGGGCTGGCCGAGCCCGCCTACGGCGTTCTGCTCACCACCTCCGCGCTGGGCGTCATCCTGGGCTCCCTGACCGCCTCCCGCGTCGTGGGCCTGCTGGGCCGGTCCCTGTCCATGCGCGTCTCCGCGGTGACCTTCGTCGCCCTGGTCGGGGTGCCCGCCCTCACCGCCGACCCGTACCTCGTCGGCGCCGGGTTCTTCGTCGGCGGGCTCGGCATCGCCGTGTGGAACGTGACCACGGTGTCCCTGCGCCAGCGCATCACCCCCGACCACCTGCTGGGCCGGCTCAACAGCGGCTACCGGCTGCTGGCCTGGGGCACCATGCCCCTGGGCGCCGCCGCCGGCGGGGTCATCGCCCAGTTCGCCGGGCTGACCTGGGTGTTCGCTTCCATGGGGGTGTTGAGCGCGGTGGTCCTGGTGTGGCTGCTGTTCATCGGCGACGCCGACATGGACCGCGCCGAGGCCGCCGCCTCCAAGTGA
- a CDS encoding phosphotransferase, with amino-acid sequence MTPTPPPPRRDAEAEVLHGGNTSGPVLRVGGTVRKQWHRAAPSVVHLLRHLEKHGYEAAPRSYGRSLTGDQLLEYVPGTLADQGPPLTAAELRRLGGLLRRLHDLTASYRPRHPQQAVWDVPIPDPREEVLCHNDPAPWNLVRDGDRWVFIDWDGAGPGTRMGDLGYAAHGFVPLHPGGDPHAQAARLRALADGYGCDRAQREELPDAAHHRVRGMYDLLVEGGRTGRAPWADLYARGHADHWGPAADHIARHRALWLEALLS; translated from the coding sequence ATGACACCCACCCCTCCCCCGCCCCGCCGGGACGCCGAGGCCGAGGTCCTGCACGGCGGCAACACCTCGGGCCCGGTGCTGCGGGTCGGCGGCACCGTCCGCAAGCAGTGGCACCGGGCCGCGCCCTCGGTCGTCCACCTGCTGCGGCACCTGGAGAAGCACGGCTACGAGGCGGCGCCCCGCTCCTACGGGCGCTCCCTGACCGGGGACCAGCTGCTGGAGTACGTGCCCGGCACCCTGGCCGACCAGGGGCCGCCGCTCACCGCCGCCGAGCTGCGCCGGCTGGGCGGGCTGCTCCGCCGCCTGCACGACCTCACCGCCTCCTACCGGCCCCGCCACCCGCAGCAGGCGGTGTGGGACGTGCCCATCCCGGACCCGCGCGAGGAGGTCCTCTGCCACAACGACCCGGCCCCGTGGAACCTGGTGCGCGACGGCGACCGGTGGGTGTTCATCGACTGGGACGGGGCCGGTCCGGGCACCCGGATGGGCGACCTCGGCTACGCCGCCCACGGGTTCGTGCCCCTGCACCCGGGCGGCGACCCGCACGCCCAGGCCGCCCGCCTGCGGGCTCTGGCCGACGGCTACGGCTGCGACCGCGCCCAGCGCGAGGAGCTGCCCGACGCCGCCCACCACCGGGTGCGCGGCATGTACGACCTGCTGGTGGAGGGCGGCCGCACCGGCCGCGCCCCCTGGGCCGACCTGTACGCCCGGGGCCACGCCGACCACTGGGGGCCGGCGGCGGACCACATCGCCCGCCACCGCGCCCTGTGGCTGGAGGCCCTGCTCTCCTAG
- a CDS encoding class I SAM-dependent DNA methyltransferase — MLDFSAYDTRNYRTVDVATGYDGWSATYEDSVLDAMDLALLERLPHPDWTRVGRVADLGCGTGRTAAWLRGKGVAGAIDGVDLSPGMLERARGRGAHTTLAEADVRDTGLAGGAYDLVVSSLIDEHLPDLAPFYAEARRLVRPGGLFLLASYHPQFAMVSGMPTHYTDATGESVAITTHVHLISGQLRAALASGWTPVDMVEGVVDDTWVAAKPKWEKYRGHPVSAAYAWRAV; from the coding sequence ATGCTCGACTTCTCCGCCTACGACACCCGCAACTACCGCACCGTCGACGTCGCCACCGGCTACGACGGCTGGTCGGCCACCTACGAGGACTCGGTCCTGGACGCCATGGACCTGGCGCTGCTGGAGCGCCTGCCCCACCCCGACTGGACTCGGGTGGGCCGCGTCGCGGACCTGGGCTGCGGCACCGGGCGCACCGCCGCCTGGCTGCGCGGCAAGGGGGTGGCCGGCGCGATCGACGGGGTGGACCTGAGCCCGGGCATGCTGGAGCGGGCCCGCGGGCGCGGCGCCCACACCACCCTGGCCGAGGCGGACGTGCGCGACACCGGGCTGGCGGGCGGCGCCTACGACCTGGTGGTGTCCTCGCTGATCGACGAGCACCTGCCCGACCTGGCGCCCTTCTACGCCGAGGCGCGCCGCCTGGTCCGCCCCGGCGGCCTGTTCCTGCTGGCGTCCTACCACCCGCAGTTCGCGATGGTGTCGGGGATGCCCACCCACTACACCGACGCCACGGGGGAGTCGGTGGCGATCACCACCCATGTCCACCTCATCAGCGGGCAGCTGCGCGCCGCGCTGGCCTCCGGGTGGACCCCGGTGGACATGGTCGAAGGGGTGGTGGACGACACCTGGGTGGCGGCCAAGCCCAAGTGGGAGAAGTACCGGGGCCACCCGGTCTCGGCCGCCTACGCCTGGCGCGCGGTCTAG
- the erm gene encoding ErmE/ErmH/ErmO/ErmR family 23S rRNA (adenine(2058)-N(6))-methyltransferase, whose protein sequence is MVRTVRPRPGNDRRRLSQNFLTDPAAARRVVRLAGVDPDGLVLEVGPGDGAITRFLAPAAGRLVAYELDARLADRVSRRHPGVRVVCADFTRVRPPSEPFSVVGNIPYSRTADIVRWCLAAPALTGATLITQWEYAAKRTGGNGRWSRLTVLTWPRWSWERAGRIPRHRFHPVPRVDAGVLLLRRRADPLLGPADADGYRRLVELGFSGVGGSLRASLRRAHPARRVDRALAAARVPGGAPVGFVSPDQWLTVFEHLRR, encoded by the coding sequence GTGGTACGCACCGTACGACCGCGCCCGGGGAACGACCGCCGGCGCCTGTCCCAGAACTTCCTCACCGACCCCGCCGCGGCCCGCCGCGTGGTGCGCCTGGCCGGGGTGGACCCCGACGGCCTGGTCCTGGAGGTGGGCCCCGGCGACGGGGCGATCACCCGCTTCCTGGCCCCGGCCGCGGGCCGGCTGGTCGCCTACGAGCTGGACGCCCGGCTCGCCGACCGCGTCTCCCGCCGCCACCCGGGCGTGCGGGTGGTGTGCGCCGATTTCACCCGGGTGCGGCCCCCGAGCGAGCCGTTCTCGGTGGTCGGCAACATCCCCTACTCCCGCACCGCCGACATCGTGCGGTGGTGCCTGGCCGCGCCCGCGCTGACCGGGGCGACCCTCATCACCCAGTGGGAGTACGCGGCCAAGCGCACCGGCGGCAACGGCCGCTGGAGCAGGCTCACCGTGCTCACCTGGCCGCGCTGGTCGTGGGAGCGGGCGGGCCGCATCCCCCGGCACCGGTTCCACCCGGTGCCCCGGGTGGACGCCGGGGTCCTGCTGCTGCGCCGACGCGCCGACCCGCTGCTCGGCCCGGCCGACGCCGACGGCTACCGCCGCTTGGTGGAGCTCGGGTTCTCCGGGGTGGGCGGCTCGCTGCGGGCGTCGCTGCGCCGCGCCCACCCGGCCCGCCGGGTCGACCGGGCGCTGGCGGCCGCGCGGGTACCCGGGGGCGCGCCCGTCGGGTTCGTCTCCCCCGACCAGTGGCTGACGGTGTTCGAGCACCTGCGCCGGTGA
- the treZ gene encoding malto-oligosyltrehalose trehalohydrolase has product MSESEIITDGSPTPGLGVDGDFAVWAPHRDRVRLRLGAAGDPDPRVVDMERGPDGWWRVRVDGAGPGTDYAYLLDDDPLPLPDPRSLHQPHGVHAPGRVYDHGAFAWESEWTGRPLAGAVVYEMHVGTFTPEGTLKAAIDRLDHLVGLGVTHVEVMPLNAFDGTHGWGYDGVLWYAVHEPYGGPDAFKEFVDACHGRGLAVLLDVVHNHLGPSGAYLPRFGPYFSGENAWGPSLNLDGPDSDPVRRHIIDNALGWLRHYRLDGLRLDAVHALRDDRAVPILEELSAEVDALAAALGRPLSLIAESDRNDPRTVLPREAGGAGMTAQWSDDLHHALHVALTGETHGYYADFAGPDVLPAVLTGVFRHAGTYSSFRGRTHGRPVDTARVPGYRFLGYLATHDQIGNRARGDRMGEHVSPGLLVCGAALLLCSPYTPMIFMGEEWAATTPWPFFASFTDPDLVEGVRNGRRREFAALGWDASEIPDPMDPATRDGAVLDWSQPGREGHAEVLEAYRALIALRRAEPELADPRLDRFAVTASGDGRCLVLVRGSLRVVCNLGAEPAEAVLDAVPHELLLANGMPETDGRRVRMPGECFAVLRV; this is encoded by the coding sequence GTGAGCGAATCGGAGATCATCACCGACGGGTCCCCCACACCGGGACTGGGAGTGGACGGCGACTTCGCGGTCTGGGCACCGCACCGCGACCGGGTGCGGCTGCGCCTGGGCGCGGCCGGGGACCCCGACCCCCGGGTGGTCGACATGGAGCGCGGCCCCGACGGGTGGTGGCGCGTCCGGGTCGACGGGGCGGGGCCCGGCACCGACTACGCCTACCTGCTGGACGACGACCCCCTCCCGCTGCCCGACCCGCGCTCCTTGCACCAGCCCCACGGGGTGCACGCCCCCGGCCGGGTGTACGACCACGGGGCGTTCGCCTGGGAGTCCGAGTGGACCGGGCGGCCCCTGGCGGGCGCGGTGGTCTATGAGATGCACGTGGGCACCTTCACCCCCGAGGGCACCCTGAAGGCGGCGATCGACCGGCTGGACCACCTGGTCGGCCTGGGGGTCACCCACGTGGAGGTGATGCCGCTCAACGCGTTCGACGGCACCCACGGCTGGGGCTACGACGGGGTGCTCTGGTACGCGGTGCACGAACCCTACGGCGGGCCCGACGCCTTCAAGGAGTTCGTGGACGCCTGCCACGGGCGGGGGCTGGCCGTCCTGCTGGACGTGGTCCACAACCACCTGGGCCCCTCCGGGGCCTACCTGCCCCGCTTCGGCCCCTACTTCTCCGGGGAGAACGCCTGGGGGCCCTCCCTCAACCTCGACGGCCCCGACTCCGACCCCGTGCGCCGCCACATCATCGACAACGCCCTGGGGTGGCTGCGCCACTACCGCCTGGACGGGCTGCGGCTGGACGCCGTGCACGCCCTGCGCGACGACCGGGCGGTGCCGATCCTGGAGGAGCTGTCCGCCGAGGTGGACGCGCTGGCCGCCGCCCTGGGGCGGCCGCTGTCGCTGATCGCCGAGTCCGACCGCAACGACCCGCGCACGGTGCTGCCGCGGGAGGCGGGCGGGGCCGGCATGACCGCCCAGTGGTCCGACGACCTGCACCACGCGCTGCACGTGGCGCTCACCGGCGAGACCCACGGCTACTACGCCGACTTCGCCGGGCCCGACGTGCTGCCCGCCGTGCTGACCGGGGTGTTCCGGCACGCCGGGACGTACTCGTCGTTCCGCGGCCGCACCCACGGGCGGCCGGTGGACACCGCGCGCGTGCCGGGGTACCGGTTCCTGGGGTACCTGGCCACGCACGACCAGATCGGCAACCGGGCCCGCGGCGACCGCATGGGCGAGCACGTGTCCCCGGGGCTGCTGGTGTGCGGGGCGGCGCTGCTGCTGTGCTCGCCGTACACACCGATGATCTTCATGGGGGAGGAGTGGGCGGCCACCACCCCCTGGCCGTTCTTCGCGTCCTTCACCGACCCCGACCTGGTGGAGGGCGTGCGCAACGGGCGGCGGCGGGAGTTCGCCGCCCTGGGCTGGGACGCCTCGGAGATCCCCGACCCCATGGACCCGGCCACCCGGGACGGGGCGGTGCTGGACTGGTCCCAGCCGGGGCGGGAGGGGCACGCCGAGGTCCTGGAGGCCTACCGCGCGCTCATCGCGCTGCGCCGGGCCGAGCCGGAGCTGGCCGACCCGCGGCTGGACCGGTTCGCGGTGACGGCCTCCGGGGACGGGCGGTGTCTGGTGCTGGTGCGCGGATCGCTGCGGGTGGTGTGCAACCTGGGCGCCGAGCCCGCCGAGGCGGTGCTGGACGCCGTCCCGCACGAGCTGCTGCTGGCCAACGGGATGCCGGAGACCGACGGGCGGCGGGTGCGGATGCCGGGGGAGTGCTTCGCGGTCCTGCGGGTGTGA
- a CDS encoding putative RNA methyltransferase, which translates to MPETAFTALACPACGLDLAATGRGVECRAGHVFNVAREGYVSLLTGATPPGTGDDKAMVADRTRFQQAGHYAPIGDALARTVAREAPGSPFVVDVGGGTGHYLAHVLEEVPGAVGLTVDASKFAARRAARAHPRAGAVTADAWRGLPLRDGTADVLLNVFAPRNAEEFSRVLAPGGLLVVVVPGADHLAELRAPLGLLSVDPRKDERLEKGLHGRFDPVGVEPLRFTMDLAREDAATVVGMGPSARHLDPAELAGRIAALPEPVAVTASVRLHLYRPR; encoded by the coding sequence ATGCCCGAGACCGCGTTCACCGCCCTGGCCTGCCCGGCCTGCGGGCTCGACCTCGCCGCCACCGGCCGGGGGGTGGAGTGCCGGGCCGGGCACGTGTTCAACGTGGCCCGCGAGGGGTACGTCAGCCTGCTCACCGGCGCCACCCCTCCCGGGACCGGCGACGACAAGGCGATGGTCGCCGACCGGACGCGGTTCCAGCAGGCCGGGCACTACGCCCCCATCGGCGACGCCCTGGCCCGGACCGTGGCCCGCGAGGCGCCCGGGTCCCCGTTCGTGGTGGACGTGGGCGGAGGCACCGGCCACTACCTGGCGCACGTGCTGGAGGAGGTCCCCGGCGCGGTCGGCCTGACCGTGGACGCGTCCAAGTTCGCCGCCCGCCGCGCCGCCCGGGCCCACCCGCGCGCGGGCGCGGTCACCGCCGACGCCTGGCGCGGGCTGCCGCTGCGCGACGGCACCGCCGACGTCCTGCTCAACGTGTTCGCCCCGCGCAACGCGGAGGAGTTCTCCCGTGTGCTGGCGCCCGGCGGGCTCCTGGTGGTGGTCGTGCCCGGGGCCGACCACCTGGCCGAGCTGCGTGCTCCGCTGGGGCTGCTGTCGGTGGACCCGCGCAAGGACGAGCGCCTGGAGAAGGGCCTGCACGGGCGCTTCGACCCCGTCGGCGTCGAACCGCTCCGGTTCACGATGGACCTCGCCCGTGAGGACGCCGCCACCGTCGTGGGCATGGGCCCCAGCGCCCGCCACCTCGACCCCGCCGAACTCGCCGGCCGGATCGCCGCCCTGCCCGAACCGGTCGCGGTGACCGCCTCGGTGCGCCTGCACCTGTACCGGCCGCGCTGA
- the treY gene encoding malto-oligosyltrehalose synthase codes for MSTHRIPTVPVTSTYRLQLRPEFTLVDAAGVVDRLARTGVGALYLSPVLQAAPGSAHGYDVVDPTRISAELGGEEAFAALAAKAHEAGMAVVVDIVPNHMSVARPDANPWWWDVLEKGRGSAYARCFDIDFDAGPILLPVLADDGDGGRAALADLRVVDGCLAYHDRLHPLAEGTYTPGDDARAVHERQHYRLVSWRRGDSELTYRRFFDVSELAAVRVEDPGVFDAVHAEILRQADLGRIDGLRVDHVDGLTDPGGYLRTLAARFPGWIVVEKILAPGEDPPRSWPVAGTTGYDALRVTGGVFVSPSGEADFTTLAADQGVEVDMAAVDAHARHAAATDLLAAEVRRIAALVPPRPPRDGRPLDAVALERRADAVVELLCAFDVYRSYLPEGEDAWARAVETATRRRPDLEQHLEAIDDRVRADPRGEPARRIQQTSGMVVAMGTENTAFYRATRFTALNEVGGDPADFAVAPQEFHADAARREAAAPHTMTALSTHDTKRSEDVRARLAALAEVSEGFTEAVRRWTDRCALPEPSLNLLGWQTLVGAWPIDAERLTDYLLKAAREARLGTSWTAPDPDFEDRVRAWPGRVLDDPSLHGEVLSVVESVRGAGWSNALGQKAVHLLGPGVPDVYQGTELWDLSLVDPDNRRPVDHRLREELLARLEEGWLPPVDGSGAAKLHLVRTCLRARRDLEPRGYLPLEASGPAARHALAFARTSRGASHPDLAAVATRLPITLADAGGWADTVLPLPSGPGVWRDLLTGREIAPTGPDGLTAPPLAGLLDRYPVAVLHRS; via the coding sequence ATGAGCACGCACCGCATCCCGACCGTCCCCGTGACGTCAACCTACCGCCTGCAACTGCGTCCGGAGTTCACCCTCGTCGACGCCGCCGGGGTGGTGGACCGGCTGGCGCGCACCGGCGTGGGCGCCCTGTACCTGTCGCCGGTCCTCCAGGCCGCCCCGGGGTCCGCGCACGGCTACGACGTGGTCGATCCCACACGGATCTCCGCCGAACTGGGCGGGGAGGAGGCGTTCGCCGCGCTGGCCGCCAAGGCCCACGAGGCCGGCATGGCCGTGGTGGTGGACATCGTCCCCAACCACATGTCGGTGGCCCGCCCCGACGCCAACCCCTGGTGGTGGGACGTGCTGGAGAAGGGCCGGGGGTCGGCGTACGCGCGGTGCTTCGACATCGACTTCGACGCGGGGCCGATCCTCCTCCCCGTGCTGGCCGACGACGGCGACGGCGGCCGGGCCGCCCTGGCCGACCTGCGCGTCGTCGACGGCTGCCTGGCCTACCACGACAGGCTCCACCCCCTGGCCGAGGGCACGTACACGCCCGGGGACGACGCGCGGGCCGTCCACGAGCGCCAGCACTACCGGCTGGTGTCCTGGCGGCGCGGCGACTCCGAGCTCACCTACCGGCGGTTCTTCGACGTCAGCGAACTGGCCGCGGTGCGGGTGGAGGACCCCGGCGTGTTCGACGCCGTGCACGCCGAGATCCTGCGCCAGGCCGACCTGGGCCGCATCGACGGGCTGCGCGTCGACCACGTCGACGGGCTCACCGACCCCGGCGGGTACCTGCGCACCCTGGCCGCCCGCTTCCCCGGCTGGATCGTGGTGGAGAAGATCCTCGCCCCCGGCGAGGACCCGCCCCGGTCCTGGCCCGTGGCCGGCACCACCGGCTACGACGCCCTGCGGGTGACCGGCGGCGTGTTCGTCTCCCCGTCCGGGGAGGCCGACTTCACCACCCTGGCCGCCGACCAGGGGGTGGAGGTGGACATGGCGGCGGTGGACGCCCATGCCCGCCACGCCGCCGCCACCGACCTGCTCGCCGCCGAGGTGCGCCGCATCGCCGCCCTGGTGCCGCCCCGGCCGCCGCGCGACGGCCGCCCCCTGGACGCCGTGGCCCTGGAGCGGCGCGCCGACGCGGTGGTCGAGCTGCTGTGCGCCTTCGACGTGTACCGCTCCTACCTGCCCGAGGGGGAGGATGCCTGGGCGCGGGCGGTGGAGACCGCCACCCGCCGGCGCCCCGACCTGGAGCAGCACCTGGAGGCGATCGACGACCGGGTCCGCGCCGACCCGCGCGGGGAGCCCGCCCGGCGCATCCAGCAGACCAGCGGCATGGTCGTGGCCATGGGCACCGAGAACACCGCGTTCTACCGGGCCACCCGGTTCACCGCCCTGAACGAGGTGGGCGGCGACCCGGCCGACTTCGCGGTCGCCCCGCAGGAGTTCCACGCCGACGCCGCCCGCCGCGAGGCCGCCGCCCCGCACACCATGACGGCCCTGTCCACCCACGACACGAAACGCTCCGAGGACGTGCGCGCCCGCCTGGCGGCGTTGGCCGAGGTGTCGGAGGGGTTCACCGAAGCGGTGCGCCGCTGGACGGACCGGTGCGCCCTGCCCGAGCCGTCCCTGAACCTGCTGGGCTGGCAGACCCTGGTGGGCGCCTGGCCCATCGACGCCGAGAGGCTCACCGACTACCTGCTCAAGGCCGCCCGCGAGGCCCGCCTGGGCACCTCCTGGACCGCGCCCGACCCCGACTTCGAGGACCGCGTCCGCGCCTGGCCCGGCCGGGTCCTGGACGACCCGTCCCTGCACGGCGAGGTGCTGTCGGTGGTGGAGTCGGTCCGCGGGGCCGGGTGGTCCAACGCCCTGGGCCAGAAGGCCGTGCACCTGCTCGGCCCCGGAGTCCCCGACGTCTACCAGGGCACCGAGCTGTGGGACCTGTCCCTGGTGGACCCCGACAACCGCCGCCCGGTGGACCACCGGCTGCGCGAGGAGCTGCTGGCCCGCCTGGAGGAGGGGTGGCTGCCGCCGGTGGACGGGTCCGGCGCGGCCAAGCTCCACCTGGTGCGCACCTGCCTGCGCGCCCGCCGCGACCTGGAGCCGCGCGGGTACCTGCCGCTGGAGGCCTCCGGCCCGGCCGCCCGGCACGCGCTGGCCTTCGCCCGCACCTCGCGCGGCGCGTCCCACCCGGACCTGGCCGCGGTGGCGACCCGGCTGCCGATCACCCTGGCCGACGCCGGGGGCTGGGCGGACACGGTGCTGCCGCTGCCCTCGGGGCCGGGGGTGTGGCGCGACCTGCTCACCGGCCGCGAGATCGCCCCGACCGGCCCCGACGGGCTCACCGCCCCGCCCCTGGCCGGCCTGCTGGACCGGTACCCGGTCGCGGTGCTGCACCGCTCCTGA